Proteins encoded together in one Eublepharis macularius isolate TG4126 chromosome 2, MPM_Emac_v1.0, whole genome shotgun sequence window:
- the LOC129324799 gene encoding pleckstrin homology-like domain family A member 2, protein MKGPASEVIREGELEKRSDSLFQLWKKKLVVLSKDSLRLVSPEGGGRAKAKELRFGAIQKVDCVERTGKYVYFTIVTTDRKEIDFRCPGESCWNASITMALIDFQNKRAIQDFKSRQEAVEQAAAGTRDRRLARAP, encoded by the coding sequence ATGAAGGGCCCGGCGTCGGAGGTGATCCGCGAGGGCGAGCTGGAGAAGCGGAGCGACAGCCTCTTCCAGCTGTGGAAGAAGAAGCTGGTGGTGCTGAGCAAGGACAGCCTGCGGCTGGTCTCGCCCGAGGGCGGCGGCCGGGCCAAGGCCAAGGAGCTGCGCTTCGGCGCCATTCAGAAGGTGGACTGCGTGGAGCGCACCGGCAAGTACGTCTACTTCACCATCGTGACCACGGACCGCAAGGAGATCGACTTTCGGTGCCCGGGCGAGAGCTGCTGGAACGCCTCCATCACCATGGCGCTGATCGACTTCCAGAACAAGCGCGCCATCCAGGACTTCAAGAGCCGCCAGGAGGCCGTCGAGCAGGCGGCCGCCGGCACCCGAGACAGGCGCCTGGCCAGGGCCCCCTGA